The following coding sequences are from one Priestia megaterium NBRC 15308 = ATCC 14581 window:
- a CDS encoding IS3 family transposase (programmed frameshift) — translation MGTRVSYPVEVKLKAIEMRLAGVPVKEVLSQLNIRNHTQLKTWMTWYKNGEMHRFEQPVGKQYSYGKGPEFDSETSKLKAENRQLKQQIEILKKVQGIGKEVVPEIVVNVVEELKGQVPIYQICLHLDIPRSTYYRWKHHKQRATLKKWMEQQVGEQCHKHKFRYGYRKITALLNRTMKINHKFVQRTMQKYGWQCRVKRKKRQRTGQPYQVAGNVLNREFRADRPLQKLVTDITYLPFGPKQLYLSSIQDLFNGEIIAYSIGDCQNVAFVLDTLSQLPSLPEGCTLHSDQGSVYTSYAYQQKIKERGITMSMSRKGTPADNASIESFHSSLKSETFYLDELTYTTTTIVEQTVKNYITYYNNARIQTKLNNQSPVQYRQLVV, via the exons TAAAAGCCATTGAAATGAGATTAGCTGGTGTACCTGTAAAAGAAGTATTATCACAACTGAATATTCGTAATCATACCCAATTAAAAACGTGGATGACATGGTATAAAAATGGGGAAATGCATCGATTCGAACAGCCTGTAGGCAAGCAATATTCGTATGGGAAAGGTCCAGAATTTGATAGCGAGACGTCTAAATTGAAGGCAGAGAACCGGCAGTTAAAGCAACAGATTGAGATCTTAAA AAAAGTACAAGGAATTGGAAAGGAAGTGGTACCAGAAATTGTAGTGAATGTGGTGGAAGAATTGAAAGGTCAGGTACCTATTTATCAAATTTGTTTACATCTTGATATCCCTCGATCTACTTACTATCGTTGGAAGCACCATAAACAACGGGCTACATTAAAAAAATGGATGGAACAACAAGTGGGTGAACAATGTCATAAACACAAGTTTCGATATGGCTATCGAAAGATTACAGCATTACTCAATCGAACGATGAAGATTAATCATAAGTTTGTGCAGCGTACCATGCAGAAGTATGGTTGGCAATGTCGTGTAAAACGGAAGAAACGTCAGCGAACAGGGCAACCTTATCAGGTTGCAGGGAATGTATTAAATCGTGAATTTCGAGCTGATCGTCCACTTCAAAAACTAGTTACGGATATTACCTACTTGCCTTTTGGACCTAAACAGTTGTATCTTTCAAGTATTCAAGATTTATTTAACGGAGAAATCATTGCGTATTCCATTGGTGATTGTCAAAACGTAGCGTTTGTTTTAGATACGTTAAGCCAACTTCCTTCTTTGCCTGAAGGATGTACGTTGCATAGCGATCAAGGTTCTGTGTACACATCGTATGCTTATCAACAAAAAATCAAAGAAAGAGGCATTACCATGAGTATGTCCCGCAAAGGGACTCCCGCAGATAATGCCTCTATCGAATCGTTTCATTCCTCGCTAAAGTCTGAAACGTTCTACCTTGACGAGTTGACATACACTACGACCACCATCGTAGAGCAAACCGTCAAAAACTATATTACTTACTATAACAATGCCCGTATTCAAACAAAACTAAACAACCAGTCACCTGTACAATATCGGCAACTGGTCGTTTAA
- a CDS encoding cell wall hydrolase, with the protein MAVVKATTSDIALLARLLRAEGEGEGVQGMLLIGNVGINRIRANCSDFKGLRTIPQMIYQPHAFEATQKGYFYQRARESEKRLARRSVRGERSWPAKYSLWYFRPPQKCPSTWYKQPLVARYKLHCFYQPKAETCENIYNTF; encoded by the coding sequence ATGGCAGTTGTTAAAGCTACAACTTCAGATATCGCTCTTCTAGCAAGATTACTTAGAGCAGAAGGTGAAGGTGAGGGTGTACAAGGGATGCTTCTTATAGGAAACGTAGGAATTAATCGAATCAGAGCAAATTGCTCTGATTTTAAAGGACTGAGAACCATTCCACAAATGATTTATCAACCCCATGCATTTGAAGCTACTCAAAAAGGCTATTTCTATCAAAGAGCACGAGAAAGTGAAAAACGTTTGGCACGTCGATCTGTCAGAGGAGAACGTAGTTGGCCTGCAAAATATAGCTTATGGTATTTCAGACCTCCTCAAAAGTGCCCTTCAACATGGTACAAACAACCTCTTGTTGCTCGATATAAGCTTCATTGCTTTTATCAACCAAAAGCCGAAACATGCGAAAACATTTATAATACTTTTTAA